Below is a window of Candidatus Fermentibacter sp. DNA.
TGCCGAATCCCGGGGGTATGCCCTTCGGGGAGATCTGGTGGGCCTGGGACGACCCGACCGGATCCAGCACGCTCGAAGCCTCGGGGGACGGCGGCGGCCCCTCCTGTCTGAACGATCTCGCACCGCTCACCGGGAGGTTCCCCATCGTGGCCAAGACCCTCCATCCCGCCGAGATGCTCTCCCTGCAGGTGCATCCCGGCCTGTCGGGTCCCGGGCCGCGCAAGGCCGAATCGTGGATCTTCCTGAAGGCAGGGCCGGGGGCGTCCGTCGTGCTGGGCCTCCTGCCGGGCACGACCTCAGGGCGTCTTGCCGAGGCCGTGGAGGCGGGCAGGCCGGAACCCCTCCTCCGGAGAGTGCCGGTGCATCCCGGCGACATCCTGCACGTCCGGCCCGGGACCGTGCACAGCCTCTGCGGAGGAGTGGATGTGATCGAATTCCAGGAGAACTGCGACATCACGTACCGGATCTGGGACTGGGGCAGGCCGGGGCCCGGAGGTGCCCCGAGGGAGATCCACATCGCCCGTGCCCTCGAATCTACGGACTTCTCCCCGGAAGCCGCGGAGGATCAGGCCGGTGCGTCATGCCCGGGATTCGGCTACCGGATCCGCGCAGTATCGGGATCTGCCGCTCTTCCTCCGCACTCCGTGCTGTTCGTCCCGGGACGGGACGGCGATGTCCCTGCCGGGACCTGCTTCGTGTCCGACGGCGGGGGAGGGGCTGCGGAAGCCGGAGATGGCGGCTGGATGGCGGAGCCGGAAGTGGAGGCGGGATGATGGCGCCCGGCGGGGATGCGGTCCATGCCGTGATAATGGCGGGAGGGCGGGGCACCAGGTTCTGGCCGGTTTCCCGGAAGGGCCTGCCCAAGCAGTTCATCGACCTGCTGGGACAGGGGAGCCTCCTCTCGATGACGGTCGGCAGGATACTCCCGCTCGTGCCGCTGGAGCGTATCCTGGTGGTCACCGGCGAGGGTTTCGGGGATCTCGTCATGGAGCAGGTCCCGGGGCTGCCCGGGGAGAACCTCCTGCTGGAGCCCGAGGGCCGGAATACCGCTGCATGCATAGGGTGGGCGGCCCGGGAGATTTCGCGCCGTTCCGGCCCGGATGCCCTCATGTCGGTACTCCCGTCCGATCATGTCATCCCCGATCCCGGAGGATTCGCGGAATCCATTGAGGCAGCCCTCCGCCCTGCCGGCGACGGATGGCTCGTCACGATAGGTATACGCCCCGACAGGCCCGCGACGGGCTACGGTTATCTCGAGTCGGGCGGAGATGCCGGAGGATTCCACCGTGTCCTGCGCTTCGTCGAGAAACCGTCGCTCGAGAGGGCCGAAGCCTTCGTCGCCGGCGGCAGGCACTTCTGGAACGCGGGCATGTTCGTGTGGAAGGCCGGCAGGATACTCGAGGAGATCGGACTCCACATGCCCGGCCTGGCTGCGGGCCTGGCCGCGCTCGAGCCCGGGGTCAGGCCCTCCCCGGGCGCCTACGGGGCCCTGCCCTCCGTCTCGATCGACGTCGGAGTGATGGAGAAGGCAGAAAGGGTGGCCATGATACCGGCCTCCTTCCGCTGGGACGACGTGGGTGACTGGCCTGCCGCCAGGAGGGTGGGCGCCTCGAGGGGGGAGCTGCTCTCGGTCGGCGGGGGCGACTGCACCGTCTGGGCTCCCGGGAGGCTCGTGGTCGTGATGGGCCTGAGCGGGCTCTCCGTCGTAGAGTCAGACGGGGTGCTCCTCGTGATGGCGGATTCGAGCGCACAGTCGCTGAAGGAAGTGGTGTCACGCCTCGAGCGGGAGAGGCCCGACCTGGTCTAGATCCCTATCTGATCTCCACCCTGGAGCCGTTCGTCAGCCACTCGTAGGCCCATACCGCAGTGGGAGCCCCCAGCCTGATGCAGCCATGGGACAGCGGCTCGCCGAGGCGCCTCAGCGCGCTCGGCCCCGGTGCCTGGTGGAACCCTATCTCACCCGAGGAGACTATGCATATCCAGTACGGCATCCTGACGTGATACCGGCTGGACATCGGCGCCCTGTGCCTGTACAGCACCTCGAACTCCCCGCGGGGCGTGGGATGACCGGGACGCCCCGTGGATACGAGCGCGAGGTTGGCCTCATGACCGTCCTGGGTGAACAGCACGACCTGCCTGTCGAGGATGACGGTCGCAGCCCTGGAGGGCGTGGAGATCCCGCCTGCGGACGGCAGATCCGCACCCGCGGAAGCCAGCAGAAGGCTCAGGATCATCTTCAGAAGACAGGTGCCAGTCCCCATTTCCCTCCCCGTGGGCGCTTTCACTATGAAATGCCCGCTGCGGCGTCAAGTGCCGGCACATGTTGACTTGGACCAGGGATGTGGTAAAATTTGACGATACTTTTCCCCATGGCAGCTACCGGTTAACACGAATGGAGGCCTCTGTGTCGCTGAGTATCAGGTCATTGTCCGCCGCCGCCGCCCTCGCAGTCCTGGCGTTCGCGGCATGCTCGACCCCCGCCGTCACCGGCGTGAAGGTCCATATCCAGAACGGTGAGTATCTCGAAGCCATCCAACTCGCTGACAGCGTGATAGCCGCCGGCGAGTCGCAGAACGCAGAACTGTGGATGTGGCGCGGCAAGGCCCAGGGCAACATCCGCGACTGGACAGGCGCTTCCGAATCCTTCCAGCACGTCTCCCAGCTCGATCCCGCGATGGCCCCCCAGCTCGAGGAGTACTGGTTCGTGTTCTACAATGCGGCCGCCGTCTCTCTCGACAGCGGTGACGTCGCCTCCGCGAGGAGCTACCTCGATGCCGGCAGGGAAGTGGTCCCCGGCAGGCCCGAGTTCGACCAGATGCTCGGTGACCTGGCCGTGCAGGAGGGCGACTACGAGACGGCCCTCGACCACTTCAAGGCTTCGGCCGACATCAGCAGGGAGTACGTCGCGAGCCTGGCCGGGATGCTAGAGTCCGCCCCCGCCGACCAGAAGCCTGCGATAGAGGAGGTTCTCGCCAACGCCGAGAGCACGTTCCTCCTGTCCCTCTACAACGCCGGCATGATCCACAAGGCGCTCGCAGGCACGTCCGACACCGAGGAGGCCTCGGCGGCCCACCTCGACGGGGCCGTCGAAGTGCTCCAGGAGGCTGTCGGGATCGATCCGACCAACGCCGACGTCCTCAACCTGCTCGCGCAGGTCTACCTGCTCCGCGGATCGTTTGACGAGGCCATGTCCGTGTTCGACGACGCCCTAGCAGGTGTCGACGCCGGGCTGGCCGAGGGCTGGCTCGCCCCCGAGGACGCCCAGGCGATCCGCGGCGAGATCATGCTCACCCGCGGTGCAGCCCTTCTCGAGATGGAGAGGTATGACGAGGCCGTCACCGAGCTCGAGGCGGCGCGCGACGTCAACGGCCCCAGCTACGTCCTGCTCGGGAACCTCGCCCAGGCCTACATCATGCAGGAGGAGTACGACTCCGCCCTGACCGTGCTCGACGAGGCGGCCGGCCTCCCCGACCTCACCGACGAGGAGAGGGCCAACACTCTCTACATGAAGTTCGCGGCGCTGAACCAGCTCGAGAGGGACGCCGAGGCCGCCTCCGCCCTCGAAGCAGCTCTCGAGATCAACCCCGACAACGCCGAATGGTGGGAGTATCTCGCCAGCACATACAGCCGTCTGAACCGCAGGAGCGATGCCATAGAGGCCATGGAGCACGCTCAGCAGCTCCGCGGCGAATAACCCGCGGGATCGATCGGTGCACAGGGGGCGGGCCCGGCCCGCCCCCTTCCTCGTGTCAGCCGCGGGCCGCGGCCCCGGCCCTGTCGCAGGGCACCCGGGAGTCGATGGAGCGGGTAGGTGATCGCCGGCAGCTGCCCCCCGGGCAGGGCCGGTGAGCGGGGCTAGACCGCTGCGTCCAGGCGGACGAGTATCTGGTTCTTCTCCACCCTGTCGCCCTTGATGACCAGAACCTGCGCCACGCGCCCCTCGATGGCGGAACAGACCTCGTTGTGCATCTTCATGGCGTCGAGCAGGAGGAGCACCTGTCCGGCGGAGACCCTGTCCCCCTCCCTCACGCGCACATCCACTACGGTGCCCGGGATGAATGCCTTGAGGTCGCGGGCATCCGGCAGACCCTGATAGGGCCGCAGGCTGTTCCTGGGTATCTCGGTCTCGTACATGGCCGAATCTATGCAGAGGCTCTCAGGATCCATATCTGCTCCCCTCGGGCGGACTGCTACAGCGGGATGTTGCCGTGCCGCCTCGGCATCCTGCCGGAATCCGGCACCCTAGCCGTTTCGAGGATGCGGACCAGGGCCTCCCTGGTCTGCTCCGGGATCAGGATGGTGTCGACGTAGCCCTTGCTCGCGGCCACGTAGGGATTGGCGAACTTCTCCTCGTACTCGGCCACCTTCTCGCGCCTGGTGGCCTCCGGGTCGCTGCTCTCCTCGATCTCCTTGCGGAAGATGATGTTGGCTGCGCCTTCAGGGCCCATGACCGCTATCTCGGCGGTGGGCCATGCCACCACGAAGTTCGCGCCAAGGTGCCTGCTGCACATCGCTATGTAGGCACCGCCGTAAGCCTTGCGCATTATCACCGTCAGCTTGGGAACGGTGGCCTCGCTGTAGGCGTAGAGGATCTTCGCGCCGTGTCTGATCACGCCCATGTGCTCCTGGCTGACGCCCGGCAGGTATCCCGGCGTGTCGACCAGCGTGATGAGCGGGATGCGGAATGCGTCGCAGAACCTGATGAAGCGTGCAGCCTTGTCGGATGCGTCCACGTCCAGCACGCCCGCGAGGACCCGGGGCTGGTTGGCCACGATCCCGACGGTCCTGCCCTCGAGCCTCGCGAAGCCGGTGAAGATGTTCCGCGCGAAGTGCTCGTGGACCTCGAGGAATTCGGATGAATCGACTATCCCCCTGATCACGTCCCTGACGCAGTAGGCCTTGCGCCGATCCTCGGGGATGACGTCCCTGGTGAGGGTTGTCTTCGGGGGCTTCGGAGCGGTCCTGGGCGGATCCTCCCGCGAGCTCGAGGGGAGGTAGGACAGGAGGTTCCTCACCTGCTCGAAGGCGTCCTCCTCGTTGTCCGCGAAGAAGTGGGCGTTGCCGGTTATGGCGGAATGCGTGCGGGCCCCGCCGAGTTCCTCGGGGGATATCTCCTCGCCCAGGACTGTCTTTATCACCTGGGGGCCGGTGATGAACATGTTGGAGATGCGGTCGACGACGAAGACGAAGTCCGTGAGGGCGGGGGAGTAGACCGCCCCGCCGGCGCACGGGCCGAGGATGACCGATATCTGCGGCACCACGCCGCTGAGCAGCGTGTTCCTGTAGAAGATCTCCCCGTATCCGCAGAGAGAGTCCACCCCCTCCTGGATCCTTGCACCGCCCGAGTCGTTGATGCCGACGAGGGGGATCAGCATGTCCCTGGAGGCGTCCATGACCTTGGTGATCTTGGAGGCGTGAGCCCTGCCGAGAGAGCCTCCCGCCACGGAGAAGTCCTGGGCGAACACCGCCACGGGCCTGTGGTCGACCCTGCCGATGCCCGTCACCACTCCGTCACCGGCCAGCATCTTGGAATGCATCCCGAAGTCCGACGCCGAATGCTCTACGAAGAGGTCGGTCTCGAGGAACGTCCCTGGATCGAGCAGGACGTCGAGCCTCTCCCTGACGGTGAGCTTGCCCTTCCTGCGCTGGCTCTCGAGGGCTTCGCGGCCACCCCCGAGTATGAGTCTGGACGCCTTGGCCAGAAACTCGTTGATCCTGCTCATTATCGACATCTGAGACCCCACTTCCGGACCGGAGACCGGCCTGCGAGGGCCGGTTCGTGAACATGGAAACTGCCCGGGCGGGGCCGTCCTGTCAAGAACCGCCCCCCGCGGTCAGGACGGACCCCCATCCGAGCCTCGATACGCCGGACGGCGGAAGGGCGACTCCGATGGATGCCGCCCTCGAATACTCGGCCACGGATGCCTCGACGAGCCCCGACTCCCAGAGGGCGGAAGCCAGCTCCAGCGCTGCATCCCCCGACTGCGGCGCCATCGCGGCCGCCCTCTCGAACAGCCTCACCGCCTCGTCGGATCTCCCGGCGGTCATGCGGACCCTTCCCGCTGCGAGGAGCGTGAACGGGTTGGCGGAGATCCCGGCGGCGGAATCCGCCAGAGCCGTCCCCTCCTCCACCAGCCCCGTCGATGCCAGGACCAGGGCCCGGACCGAGAGCGACCAGGGTCGTCCGGGTTC
It encodes the following:
- a CDS encoding mannose-1-phosphate guanylyltransferase, giving the protein MMAPGGDAVHAVIMAGGRGTRFWPVSRKGLPKQFIDLLGQGSLLSMTVGRILPLVPLERILVVTGEGFGDLVMEQVPGLPGENLLLEPEGRNTAACIGWAAREISRRSGPDALMSVLPSDHVIPDPGGFAESIEAALRPAGDGWLVTIGIRPDRPATGYGYLESGGDAGGFHRVLRFVEKPSLERAEAFVAGGRHFWNAGMFVWKAGRILEEIGLHMPGLAAGLAALEPGVRPSPGAYGALPSVSIDVGVMEKAERVAMIPASFRWDDVGDWPAARRVGASRGELLSVGGGDCTVWAPGRLVVVMGLSGLSVVESDGVLLVMADSSAQSLKEVVSRLERERPDLV
- a CDS encoding tetratricopeptide repeat protein, with translation MSLSIRSLSAAAALAVLAFAACSTPAVTGVKVHIQNGEYLEAIQLADSVIAAGESQNAELWMWRGKAQGNIRDWTGASESFQHVSQLDPAMAPQLEEYWFVFYNAAAVSLDSGDVASARSYLDAGREVVPGRPEFDQMLGDLAVQEGDYETALDHFKASADISREYVASLAGMLESAPADQKPAIEEVLANAESTFLLSLYNAGMIHKALAGTSDTEEASAAHLDGAVEVLQEAVGIDPTNADVLNLLAQVYLLRGSFDEAMSVFDDALAGVDAGLAEGWLAPEDAQAIRGEIMLTRGAALLEMERYDEAVTELEAARDVNGPSYVLLGNLAQAYIMQEEYDSALTVLDEAAGLPDLTDEERANTLYMKFAALNQLERDAEAASALEAALEINPDNAEWWEYLASTYSRLNRRSDAIEAMEHAQQLRGE
- a CDS encoding acetyl-CoA carboxylase biotin carboxyl carrier protein subunit, whose amino-acid sequence is MDPESLCIDSAMYETEIPRNSLRPYQGLPDARDLKAFIPGTVVDVRVREGDRVSAGQVLLLLDAMKMHNEVCSAIEGRVAQVLVIKGDRVEKNQILVRLDAAV
- a CDS encoding carboxyl transferase domain-containing protein; translated protein: MSRINEFLAKASRLILGGGREALESQRRKGKLTVRERLDVLLDPGTFLETDLFVEHSASDFGMHSKMLAGDGVVTGIGRVDHRPVAVFAQDFSVAGGSLGRAHASKITKVMDASRDMLIPLVGINDSGGARIQEGVDSLCGYGEIFYRNTLLSGVVPQISVILGPCAGGAVYSPALTDFVFVVDRISNMFITGPQVIKTVLGEEISPEELGGARTHSAITGNAHFFADNEEDAFEQVRNLLSYLPSSSREDPPRTAPKPPKTTLTRDVIPEDRRKAYCVRDVIRGIVDSSEFLEVHEHFARNIFTGFARLEGRTVGIVANQPRVLAGVLDVDASDKAARFIRFCDAFRIPLITLVDTPGYLPGVSQEHMGVIRHGAKILYAYSEATVPKLTVIMRKAYGGAYIAMCSRHLGANFVVAWPTAEIAVMGPEGAANIIFRKEIEESSDPEATRREKVAEYEEKFANPYVAASKGYVDTILIPEQTREALVRILETARVPDSGRMPRRHGNIPL
- a CDS encoding class I mannose-6-phosphate isomerase, with the protein product MVFRTVPRFVERIWGGLPNPGGMPFGEIWWAWDDPTGSSTLEASGDGGGPSCLNDLAPLTGRFPIVAKTLHPAEMLSLQVHPGLSGPGPRKAESWIFLKAGPGASVVLGLLPGTTSGRLAEAVEAGRPEPLLRRVPVHPGDILHVRPGTVHSLCGGVDVIEFQENCDITYRIWDWGRPGPGGAPREIHIARALESTDFSPEAAEDQAGASCPGFGYRIRAVSGSAALPPHSVLFVPGRDGDVPAGTCFVSDGGGGAAEAGDGGWMAEPEVEAG
- a CDS encoding L,D-transpeptidase, with amino-acid sequence MILSLLLASAGADLPSAGGISTPSRAATVILDRQVVLFTQDGHEANLALVSTGRPGHPTPRGEFEVLYRHRAPMSSRYHVRMPYWICIVSSGEIGFHQAPGPSALRRLGEPLSHGCIRLGAPTAVWAYEWLTNGSRVEIR